Proteins from a genomic interval of Colletotrichum higginsianum IMI 349063 chromosome 6, whole genome shotgun sequence:
- a CDS encoding Indoleamine 2,3-dioxygenase, with the protein MLPPIPVLSDYGISPSHGFLPDVLPLTRLPDPYYNKWEAVVANLQALVLSRRLRPVVDRLPVLSTIGLEHDAEWRRAYSLLCFMAHAYIWGGDEPCDQLPPAITIPLLKISNHLELPPVATYAALCLWNFKPLFVDEDIDNLENLATLNTFTGSLDESWFYLVSVAIEARGGPIIPLMLTAVAAARQADAATVTRCLRTFAERLTDLTNILQRMHESCDPNIFYNRIRTFLAGSKNMAEAGLPDGVNYDDGSGHEDYRQYSGGSNAQSSLIQFFDVILGIDHRPTGEKRDPSTESERESRAPVPRHNFIMEMRRYMPGPHARFLKDVSSVANIREFVESRKDDRNLCLAYDACLAMLSAFRDKHIAIVTRYIILPSREVRARSRSRSPEAARQRLNLATASRQRQSTEQGSKLENTGGKKNLKGTGGTALIPFLKQARDETGEPAIEEWTRRFMSRTVKSEGKGDFFLGKPSQPHTVEVEVSGLAGTWTIDDDVGGICHY; encoded by the coding sequence ATGCTCCCTCCTATCCCCGTGTTGTCCGACTATGGAATCTCCCCGTCCCATGGATTCCTGCCGGACGTTCTGCCACTGACCCGACTACCGGACCCCTACTATAACAAGTGGGAGGCCGTTGTCGCCAACCTCCAGGCACTTGTCCTCagccgtcgtctccgtccgGTTGTCGATCGGCTGCCTGTCCTCTCCACCATCGGTCTGGAACATGACGCAGAATGGCGGAGAGCGTACTCCCTGCTGTGCTTCATGGCACACGCCTACATCTGGGGCGGCGATGAGCCGTGCGACCAGCTGCCGcccgccatcaccatcccCCTTTTGAAGATCTCCAATCACCTCGAGCTGCCCCCGGTTGCCACCTATGCCGCTCTGTGTCTTTGGAACTTCAAGCCCCTGTTTGTCGATGAGGACATTGACAACCTCGAGAACCTTGCTACCCTCAACACCTTCACTGGCTCCCTTGATGAGTCTTGGTTTTATCTTGTCTCTGTCGCCATCGAGGCACGTGGCGGCCCCATCATCCCCCTTATGCTGACGGCCGtggccgctgctcgccaaGCAGATGCCGCGACCGTAACCCGTTGCCTGCGCACCTTTGCTGAGCGCCTCACCGACTTGACCAACATCTTGCAGCGTATGCACGAGAGCTGTGACCCCAACATCTTCTACAATCGCATCCGAACCTTCCTCGCTGGAAGTAAGAACATGGCCGAAGCCGGCCTCCCCGACGGCGTCAATTACGACGACGGGTCTGGACATGAGGACTACCGTCAGTACAGCGGCGGTAGCAACGCCCAGAGCAGTTTGATCCAGTTCTTTGATGTCATTCTCGGCATCGACCACCGGCCGACTGGCGAGAAGCGGGACCCCTCTACCGAATCGGAACGGGAGTCTCGGGCTCCGGTGCCGCGTCACAACTTCATCATGGAGATGCGCCGGTACATGCCTGGCCCCCATGCCCGGTTCCTTAAGGACGTTTCTAGCGTCGCCAATATTCGCGAATTCGTCGAGTCTCGCAAGGATGACCGCAATTTGTGTCTGGCCTACGACGCCTGCCTCGCCATGCTTAGTGCATTCCGCGACAAGCACATCGCCATTGTCACTCGCTACATCATACTGCCCTCGCGCGAGGTACGTGCCCGCAGCAGATCAAGAAGCCCCGAGGCAGCACGTCAGCGTCTCAATCTGGCCACGGCCTCGCGTCAGCGCCAGTCCACCGAGCAGGGTAGCAAGTTGGAGAACACCGGAGGCAAGAAGAACCTGAAAGGCACCGGCGGGACTGCCCTCATCCCGTTCTTGAAACAGGCACGGGACGAGACTGGCGAGCCCGCCATCGAAGAGTGGACTCGCCGGTTCATGAGCAGGACCGTCAAGTCCGAAGGCAAGGGTGACTTCTTCCTGGGCAAGCCTAGCCAGCCCCACACGGTTGAAGTTGAGGTCAGCGGCTTAGCTGGCACCTGGACtattgatgatgatgtcggcggcATTTGCCATTACTAG
- a CDS encoding Endoglucanase-5 yields the protein MRSVTVSSLVVFIHLLTATLAASGAGKSTRYWDCCKPSCAWQQKASVNRPVLTCDKNDLPLDPDAKSGCESGGSAYTCTNQAPWAVNDLVSFGFAATAISGGTEASWCCGCYAITFTSGKNKGKIMVVQSTNTGGDLGSNHFDIMMPGGGLGIFDGCTSEFGFQFPGARYGGVSSRSECSFLPAKLQNGCQWRFDWFMNADNPSLSFTQVQCPSELVARSGCRRSDDASFPAFQMPTNTKWEPPQPTETAGPHEQLLAMRSRHQSHGVVVVVEFKSIFDDDDDDDDNDKRKPAGLHYGDFSSDLNQQPHILHIQLRISHIHDKVRPGGGDGIRLGSVQRQLLAHAFSMRRWCGLRVVEPVLLAVPAYWTMRWTRIQPSQ from the exons ATGCGTTCTGTTACCGTCTCCAGCTTGGTTGTTTTCATACATTTGCTCACGGCTACTTTGGCTGCGTCTGGGGCTGGGAAATCCACTAG ATACTGGGACTGCTGCAAGCCATCTTGCGCGTGGCAGCAAAAGGCATCCGTCAACCGTCCAGTTCTAACCTGCGACAAGAATGATCTCCCTCTGGATCCTGACGCCAAAAGTGGCTGCGAAAGCGGTGGTTCTGCATACACATGCACCAATCAAGCTCCTTGGGCCGTCAACGATCTTGTGTCCTTTGGATTCGCAGCTACAGCTATCAGTGGCGGTACCGAGGCTAGTTGGTGTTGCGGTTGCTACGC CATAACGTTCACATCCGGCAAAAACAAGGGCAAGATTATGGTTGTGCAGTCTACCAATACAG GCGGTGACTTGGGCAGCAACCACTTCGACATCATGAtgcccggcggcggtctggGGATATTTGACGGCTGCACGAGCGAGTTCGGATTCCAGTTTCCTGGCGCTCGTTACGGCGGTGTCTCGAGCCGTAGCGAGTGTTCTTTCCTGCCTGCCAAGCTCCAAAACGGTTGCCAATGGAGGTTCGATTGGTTCATGAACGCGGACAACCCGAGCTTGTCCTTCACTCAGGTTCAGTGCCCATCAGAGTTGGTGGCCCGGTCAGGCTGTCGCCGCTCCGACGATGCCAGCTTCCCTGCCTTTCAAATGCCGACCAACACAAAATGGGAGCCGCCGCAGCCCACCGAAACGGCGGGGCCACACGAGCA ATTATTGGCAATGCGTTCAAGGCACCAATcccacggcgtcgtcgtcgtcgtcgagttcAAGAGCatcttcgacgacgacgacgacgacgacgacaacgacaagcGCAAGCCTGCCGGCCTCCACTACGGCGACTTCTCAAGCGATCTCAACCAGCAGCCACACATCCTCCACATCCAGCTCCGCATCAGTCATATCCACGACAAAGTCCGTCCCGGTGGGGGGGACGGCATCCGTCTGGGCTCAGTGCAACGCCAGCTCCTGGCCCACGCCTTCAGCATGCGCCGCTGGTGCGGCCTGCGTGTCGTTGAACCCGTTCTATTGGCAGTGCCAGCCTACTGGACTATGAGGTGGACAAGAATCCAACCTTCACAATAG
- a CDS encoding DNA-directed RNA polymerase II subunit RPB2 yields MADYDEYDYDGYVEEDDTSITPEDCWTVISSFFESKGLVSQQVDSFDEFTSSTVQELIDEYSQITLDQPNPMSDSDKVIALRRYEVKFGTVMVSRPSITEADGKVTTLLPYECRDRNLTYASPLYVKITKKVSIAVEKPIPLNELDEEQQDELANTGEHPTKLEWEEEESGEDYGADKNKSDDMKDMIFIGRMPIMVKSKICHLSSEQEDDLFMLNECPYDQGGYFIINGSEKVLIAQERSAANIVQVFKKAQPSPYSYTAEIRSALEKGSRLISSMMLKLYSKGDAAKGGYGQTIHCSLPYVKADLPIAIVFRALGVVSDEDILNHICYDRNDSQMLEMLRPCIEEAFCIQDREVALDFIGKRGSNHNIPREKRVRTAKDILQKETLPHISQSEGSETRKAFFLGYMVHKLLQCALGRRDTDDRDHFGKKRLDLAGPLLAKLFRNIVRRMNQELSGHLKRCVESNRQFSLTLGVKPQTLSNGLKYSLATGNWGDQKKAMSSTAGVSQVLNRYTFASTLSHLRRTNTPIGRDGKLAKPRQLHNTHWGLVCPAETPEGQACGLVKNLSLMCYVSVGTPAEPIIDYMIQRGMEVLEEYEPLRYPNATKVFLNGVWVGVHQDPRILVPDVQGTRRRNVISHEVSLVRDIRDREFKIFSDAGRVMRPVFVVEQGANGIVPQGSLVLQKATVNEMRDQQENPPDNPADKITWESLAHSGVIEYLDAEEEETAMICMTPEDLEIYRLQKQGQVVEDNTDGPNSRLKTKINPTTHMYTHCEIHPSMLLGICASIIPFPDHNQSPRNTYQSAMGKQAMGFFLTNYSRRMDTMANILYYPQKPLATTRSMEFLKFRELPAGQNAIVAIACYSGYNQEDSVIMNQSSIDRGLFRSLFFRSYTDCEKRVGINLVEQFEKPFRSDTLRLKHGTYDKLDDDGIVAPGVRVSGEDIIIGKTSPISPDNAELGQRTTQHVKRDASTPLRSTENGIVDQVIVTTNQDGLRYVKVRVRTTKIPQIGDKFASRHGQKGTIGVTYRQEDMPFTAEGITPDIIINPHAIPSRMTIAHLIECLLSKVSTLKGMEGDATPFTDVTVDSVSQLLRDQGYQSRGFEIMYNGHTGRKLRAQVFFGPTYYQRLRHMVDDKIHARARGPVQIMTRQPVEGRARDGGLRFGEMERDCMIAHGAASFLKERLFEVSDAFRVHVCEICGLMTPIANLSKQSFECRPCKNKTKIAQIHIPYAAKLLFQELQSMNIAARMFTNRSGVSIR; encoded by the exons ATGGCCGACTACGACGAATACGACTACGATGGCTACGTTGAGGAAGACGACACCAGTATCACCCCCGAGGACTGCTGGACTGTAATCTCTTCATTCTTTGAGTCCAAGGGCCTGGTTTCCCAGCAAGTCGACTCTTTCGACGAGTTCACCTCTTCCACCGTTCAGGAACTCATTGACGAGTACTCCCAAATCACCCTAGACCAACCGAACCCCATGTCCGACAGTGACAAGGTCATCGCGCTCCGCCGATATGAAGTCAAGTTCGGCACCGTCATGGTCTCCCGGCCCTCCATTACCGAAGCTGATGGAAAAGTCACAACGCTACTTCCCTACGAGTGTCGCGATCGAAACCTCACCTATGCGAGTCCCTTGTACGTTAAGATCACCAAGAAGGTCTCAATTGCGGTAGAGAAGCCTATTCCGTTGAatgagctcgacgaggagcagcaggacgaGCTTGCCAACACTGGCGAACACCCTACCAAGCTTGAgtgggaagaggaagaaagcgGCGAGGATTACGGTGCCGACAAGAATAAGTCGGATGACATGAAGGATATGATCTTCATTGGAAGAATGCCGATCATGGTTAAGTCCAAGATTTGCCATCTGAGCAGCGAACAGGAGGATGACCTGTTCATGCTGAACGAGTGTCCGTACGACCAGGGAGGCTACTTCATCATCAACGGCAGTGAGAAGGTGCTCATCGCCCAGGAGCGCTCGGCCGCCAACATTGTCCAGGTCTTCAAGAAGGCCCAGCCGAGTCCTTATTCCTACACGGCCGAGATTCGCAGTGCCCTCGAGAAAGGCTCCCGGTTGATTTCCAGCATGATGCTAAAGCTTTACAGCAAGGGTGATGCAGCAAAGGGCGGTTACGGTCAGACAATCCACTGCAGTCTGCCCTATGTTAAGGCTGACCTGCCGATTGCCATCGTTTTTCGAGCGTTGGGCGTGGTGTCCGACGAGGACATCCTCAATCATATTTGTTACGACCGAAATGATAGCCAGATGCTCGAGATGCTGCGACCATGCATCGAGGAGGCTTTCTGCATTCAGGACAGGGAGGTTGCTCTCGACTTTATCGGCAAGCGAGGCAGCAATCACAACATTCCGAGAGAGAAGCGCGTGAGAACTGCCAAGGACATTCTTCAAAAAGAAACCCTGCCGCATATCTCACAGAGCGAAGGTAGCGAGACGCGGAAGGCATTCTTCCTGGGTTATATGGTCCACAAGCTGCTCCAGTGCGCGCTGGGCCGACGCGATACCGACGATCGAGATCACTTTGGCAAGAAGCgtctcgaccttgccggTCCCCTTCTCGCTAAACTCTTCCGCAACATCGTTCGTCGTATGAATCAGGAGCTGTCTGGCCATCTCAAGCGCTGTGTTGAGTCAAACCGGCAGTTCAGTCTGACCCTTGGTGTCAAGCCGCAGACCCTCTCCAACGGCCTGAAGTACTCCCTGGCCACCGGCAACTGGGGCGATcagaagaaggccatgaGTTCAACGGCCGGTGTATCTCAGGTGTTGAATCGGTACACTTTCGCGTCCACCTTGTCCCATCTTAGACGTACGAACACCCCTATCGGTCGTGATGGCAAGCTGGCGAAGCCTCGGCAGCTACACAACACCCATTGGGGCTTGGTGTGCCCGGCAGAAACCCCCGAGGGTCAAGCCTGTGGTCTCGTCAAGAACCTGTCGCTCATGTGTTACGTCAGTGTGGGCACGCCCGCCGAACCTATCATTGACTACATGATTCAAAGAGGCATGGAAGTGCTCGAAGAGTACGAGCCGCTAAGATATCCTAACGCCACCAAGGTGTTTCTCAATGGTGTCTGGGTCGGCGTTCATCAGGACCCGAGAATCTTGGTACCCGACGTCCAGGGTACCCGTCGACGAAACGTTATCTCTCATGAGGTGTCTCTTGTTCGTGATATTCGAGACCGTGAGTTCAAGATCTTCTCTGATGCCGGCAGAGTCATGAGGCCCGTCTTTGTCGTGGAGCAAGGCGCAAATGGCATAGTGCCCCAGGGCTCGCTTGTGCTGCAAAAGGCGACGGTCAACGAGATGCGCGACCAGCAAGAGAACCCGCCGGACAACCCGGCCGACAAGATTACATGGGAATCACTTGCTCACAGTGGAGTCATCGAGTACCTCGACgcagaagaggaggagacggccaTGATTTGCATGACGCCCGAGGACCTGGAGATCTACAGGCTGCAAAAGCAAGGTCAAGTGGTCGAAGACAACACGGACGGCCCCAACAGTCGTTTAAAGACCAAGATCAATCCCACAACGCACATGTATACCCATTGCGAAATCCACCCCAGTATGCTGCTTGGAATCTGCGCCAGTATCATTCCCTTCCCCGATCACAACCAG TCTCCTCGTAATACTTACCAGTCTGCCATGGGAAAGCAAGCCATGGGCTTTTTCCTGACGAACTACTCACGCAGAATGGACACCATGGCCAACATTCTCTACTACCCTCAAAAACCGCTTGCTACCACCCGATCCATGGAGTTCTTAAAATTCAGAGAGCTGCCAGCCGGCCAGAatgccatcgtcgccattgCCTGTTACTCGGGCTACAACCAGGAAGATTCCGTGATTATGAATCAGAGCAGCATCGACCGTGGCCTCTTCCGAAGTTTATTTTTCCGATCCTACACGGACTGCGAAAAGCGTGTGGGAATCAACCTGGTTGAGCAGTTTGAGAAGCCTTTCAGAAGTGACACGTTGCGTCTGAAACACGGCACATACGACaagctggacgacgatggtATCGTAGCCCCTGGCGTCCGTGTCTCGGGAGAAGACATCATTATCGGAAAGACGTCACCCATCAGCCCGGACAACGCGGAACTCGGTCAGCGGACGACCCAACACGTCAAGCGTGATGCATCTACTCCTCTCAGAAGTACCGAGAACGGTATCGTGGACCAGGTCATTGTCACGACCAACCAAGACGGGCTCCGTTACGTCAAGGTCCGGGTCAGGACGACAAAGATTCCACAGATCGGTGACAAGTTTGCGTCGCGTCACGGTCAAAAGGGCACCATTGGTGTCACCTATCGTCAGGAAGACATGCCCTTCACCGCCGAAGGCATCACACCAGATATCATCATCAACCCTCACGCCATTCCGTCTCGTATGACCATTGCTCACTTGATCGAGTGTTTGCTCAGCAAAGTCTCGACTTTGAAGGGCATGGAGGGCGATGCCACTCCTTTCACGGATGTGACAGTCGACTCAGTCTCACAGCTCCTCCGGGATCAGGGCTATCAGTCGAGAGGCTTTGAGATCATGTATAATGGCCATACTGGCCGCAAGCTGCGAGCCCAAGTCTTCTTTGGACCGACATACTACCAACGCCTGCGTCATATGGTCGACGACAAGATTCACGCTCGTGCTCGTGGCCCCGTGCAGATCATGACTAGACAGCCAGTCGAGGGTCGTGCCCGTGACGGTGGTCTGCGTTTTGGAGAGATGGAGCGTGACTGCATGATTGCTCACGGCGCTGCATCGTTCCTCAAGGAGAGACTATTTGAGGTCTCGGATGCATTCCGAGTGCACGTTTGCGAGATTTGCGGCTTGATGACGCCCATCGC AAACCTTTCGAAGCAGTCATTTGAGTGCCGACCATGCAAAAACAAGACGAAGATAGCGCAGATTCACATTCCGTATGCGGCGAAACTCCTCTTCCAGGAACTGCAGTCGATGAACATCGCAGCTCGCATGTTCACCAACAGATCCGGAGTGTCCATCAGGTAA
- a CDS encoding V-type ATPase codes for MQAEREASKIVQKVRTKRVKEARDEAKKEIEAYRNSKEEEFKKFESEHSHGNKAAEDEANKEAEGKIKEIKDAGKKSQDKVVADLLKAVFEVKPVAPSAA; via the exons ATGCAGGCGGAGAGAGAAGCCTCCAAGATTGTCCAGAAAG TCCGCACAAAGAGGGTAAAGGAAGCTCGCGACGAAGCCAAGAAGGAGATTGAGGCGTACCGCAActccaaggaggaggagttcAAGAAGTTCGAGTCCGAG CATTCTCATGGAAACAAGGCGGCTGAGGACGAGGCAAacaaggaggccgagggaAAGATCAAAGAGATCAAAGACGCCGGAAAGAAGAGCCAGGACAAGGTCGTCGCTGATCTCCTGAAGGCCGTTTTCGAGGTCAAGCCCGTTGCACCAAGCGCCGCATAA
- a CDS encoding Pheromone receptor: MDDFDPFQQNFSIKKTNNETLVLGLSQVNAIYQDFISTSANYGSQIGASFMLLLTIIVMMPPFKLIKVSLWLQITGLILNIVRMTLLAVHFTSNWSNIYCLLAADYSHISLADHYRSAATEAISLLLHIHVQVSLGIQAWALVNLLPGLWKWGFTGFSCFVSAAAITLRVWCSIVNIKAIMSMSVAGSLWISQSSGIVGAVSITYYCALFNIKLLTHLVKNRGILPSRQGMSAMEVLIITNGLLMIIPVLVFLPLGSLIASRVSSGTPRRSCRATNSSALLKVGLNSGPSTRIHGSTQGAVTSHIESVRVRPHPQADAIGAESQRIIDNDPEEGFIRVNREIALYEDRI, encoded by the exons ATGGACGACTTCGATCCTTTCCAGCAGAACTTCTCCATCAAGAAGACCAACAACGAAACCTTGGTCCTTGGACTGTCACAAGTTAACGCAATATATCAGGACTTCATCAGCACAAGCGCCAACTATGGCTCTCAGATCGGAGCAAGCTTCATGCTGCTATTGACCATTATTGTCATGATGCCCCCCTTCAAGCTCATCAAAGTCTCCTTGTGGCTCCAGATCACCGGCCTCATACTCAACATTGTCCGCATGACACTGCTGGCGGTTCACTTCACGTCCAACTGGTCCAACATCTACTGTCTCTTGGCAGCCGACTACTCCCACATATCGCTGGCAGACCACTACCGCAGTGCTGCGACGGAAGCCATTTCGCTACTTCTGCATATCCATGTTCAGGTGTCGCTCGGCATCCAGGCATGGGCTCTCGTTAACCTGCTGCCGGGCCTCTGGAAGTGGGGTTTTACCGGGTTTTCCTGCTTCGTTTCAGCAGCAGCCATCACCCTGCGAGTTTGGTGTAGCATCGTTAACATAAAGGCTATTATGTCGATGTCGGTAGCCGGTTCGCTTTGGATCTCCCAGAGCAGCGGCATTGTCGGAGCAGTCTCCATTACCTACTACTGCGCCTTGTTCAACATCAAGCTCCTGACACACCTTGTTAAAAATCGCGGCATCCTTCCCTCGAGACAGGGGATGAGTGCCATGGAAGTACTGATCATCACCAATGGCCTTTTGATGATCATACCTG tcctcgtcttccttcCACTAGGATCCTTGATCGCCTCTCGTGTCTCGTCCGGCACACCACGGCGAAGTTGTCGCGCAACTAATTCCAGTGCGCTTCTCAAAGTAGGCTTGAACAGCGGGCCGAGTACCCGCATACATGGAAGCACCCAAGGTGCCGTCACCTCGCACATTGAGTCTGTCCGTGTGCGTCCTCACCCTCAAGCTGATGCGATTGGTGCCGAGTCGCagcgcatcatcgacaatGACCCGGAGGAGGGTTTCATTCGAGTGAACCGAGAGATTGCACTCTATGAAGACAGAATTTGA
- a CDS encoding Cytochrome c oxidase assembly protein — protein sequence MSRASKLTLAATSIFAASTIVIVHFQQKFEKEACVVRDIEQQRIKRERQLDFDMQRALEEEYKREQTVREATAPIPPSTGR from the exons ATGTCCCGGGCCTCGAAGCTCACACTTGCAGCGACCTCGATCTTCGCTGCCAGcaccatcgtcatcgtccatTTTCAACAAAAATTCGAGAAAGAGGCAT GTGTTGTTCGGGACATTGAGCAGCAGCGAATCAAGCGTGAACGCCAACTCGACTTCGACATGCAGCGCGCCCTCGAAGAAGAGTATAAGCGAGAGCAGACGGTCCGAGAAGCAACAGCGCCGATACCACCTAGCACTGGTCGGTAG
- a CDS encoding UEV domain-containing protein gives MTPFPPRCPISAVAVFRPTLLGRPSPLRPPPNTRIVPGLGSPAICIHDLSLARRIPAPARTRFDFGAAFPPSPSPLSRLVTAMPVPQHVLNWLYSVLTSEYHDVNRTYNDVAQALSHYSSLSPRTDVHTFDNGASALLLHLSGTLPVIFRGTTYRFPISIWVPHAYPREAPLVYVTPTETMMVRPGQHVDPQGQIYHPYLVGWAAFWDKSTILDFLAILRDIFAKEPPVIARQQLSQQQPPLHAAPPSQTYGQTPPPLPPLPPDLAPRPASRPPTEAPTGSSRPPPPPPKQSGPEPSYRSPPPPIEARHGPPLPPLPPGAERTTVHGNHSVHPPNRSQSQTYSRYDSAPPLPPVPASQQLSSPALSPRSAHDLQQHQRHQFSNDDAPHPQGTSEDPRHSALFLPHRQSASQYDGPPPRWQPAGQYQAQLLQQERRLQHQPSLQQNIAKPAPPPDLLDEPLTLSIPSPSSVPAPPIPPNPEKDALLHQLAQTLHSLRQRSRQQNESSMAGLQAQRTAMISAFSTLQSEMGTLGQTSALLQSNANILVEALRKADAVIEGSSRQTAPDIDELLVAPTVVANQLYALVAEEKAIGDTIFVLGRAVERGRISPAVFSKTTRSLAREWYLKKALVRKIGKGMGLTA, from the exons ATGACGCCGTTCCCTCCCCGCTGTCCGATCTCTGCTGTTGCCGTCTTCCGACCGACTTTATTGGGTCGCCCGTCACCGTTGCGTCCTCCACCGAACACACGCATCGTACCGGGCCTCGGGTCCCCCGCGATATGCATTCATGACTTGAGCCTTGCCCGCCGTATCCCCGCACCCGCCCGTACGCGCTTCGATTTTGGTGCCGCGttccctccatctccttcccccctctctcgcCTCGTCACCGCCATGCCCGTTCCGCAACACGTCTTGAATTGGCTCTACAGCGTTCTCACAAGT GAATACCACGATGTGAACCGCACCTACAACGATGTGGCACAGGCGCTCTCCCACTACTCCTCTCTATCGCCGCGGACCGATGTCCACA CCTTTGACAATGGTGCCtccgcccttctcctccacctcTCTGGCACCTTGCCAGTCATCTTCAGAGGCACCACCTACCGCTTCCCAATCTCAATATGGGTTCCTCACGCCTACCCTCGAGAGGCTCCGCTGGTCTACGTGACTCCCACCGAAACCATGATGGTCCGACCCGGCCAGCATGTAGACCCCCAAGGACAGATTTATCATCCATATCTTGTAGGATGGGCCGCTTTCTGGGAT AAATCAACCAtcctcgacttcctcgccaTCTTGAGAGACATCTTTGCCAAAGAGCCGCCCGTCATCGCCCGACAACAACTAAGTCAACAACAGCCTCCTCTTCATGCCGCCCCTCCTTCGCAAACATATGGCCAAacgcctcctcctctcccgccTCTGCCCCCTGATTTGGCTCCTCGTCCAGCCAGCCGCCCGCCGACCGAGGCACCCACAGGTTCTTCACGCCCTCCACCTCCCCCGCCAAAACAATCCGGCCCTGAGCCTTCGTACCggagcccgccgcccccgatCGAAGCGAGACACGGCCCCCCTCTACCGCCTTTACCACCTGGTGCCGAACGTACAACAGTTCATGGAAACCACAGTGTACATCCGCCAAATCGGTCTCAGAGTCAGACTTACTCCCGTTACGACTCGGCTCCCCCTCTGCCTCCGGTACCTGCCTCGCAACAACTATCATCACCAGCCCTGTCCCCACGTTCCGCGCACGATcttcagcagcatcagcgGCACCAATTTTCTAACGACGACGCTCCTCATCCACAAGGTACCTCCGAAGACCCTCGGCACTCCGCCCTGTTCCTACCTCATCGGCAAAGTGCTTCTCAATACGATGGACCTCCGCCCAGGTGGCAGCCGGCCGGGCAGTATCAGGCacagctgctgcagcaagAACGGCGCTTACAGCACCAGCCATCTCTGCAACAGAATATAGCAAAgccagcgccgcctccggaTCTGCTCGATGAGCCTCTCACCTTGAGTATACCTTCGCCATCATCCGTCCCCGCGCCACCAATACCTCCAAACCCGGAGAAAGATGCATTGCTGCACCAACTAGCGCAAACGCTCCACTCCCTTCGTCAACGTAGTCGGCAACAGAACGAGTCCAGCATGGCAGGCTTGCAGGCGCAACGTACAGCCATGATATCCGCATTTTCGACGTTACAGTCCGAGATGGGCACCTTAGGTCAAACGTCGGCCCTACTTCAGAGCAACGCAAACATCCTCGTGGAAGCGCTGCGAAAGGCTGACGCTGTCATTGAGGGCTCGTCACGTCAGACCGCCCCCGACATCGATGAATTGCTAGTGGCGCCTACGGTTGTGGCCAATCAGCTCTACGCGCtggtggccgaggagaaggccatTGGGGACACCATTTTCGTGTTGGGCCGGGCTGTGGAACGGGGTAGAATTTCACCTGCTGTCTTTTCCAAGACGACGCGCTCTCTTGCTCGCGAATGGTACTTGAAAAAGGCATTGGTTCGCAAGATAGGGAAGGGAATGGGGTTGACAGCATAG